The proteins below come from a single Mycolicibacterium sp. TY81 genomic window:
- a CDS encoding SDR family oxidoreductase: MKSFLAADAFADRTVVLIGGGTGIGLAVARLVVSGGGAVVLGGRRAGVLEKAAADLGPAATWQVVDTADERTIDALFARFDAVDALFTTAATYVTGSMRELSLTDAASPFDSKFWGQYRVVKAALPVLTADASVVLMAGAASVRPAGAAPAYVAANAAIEGLARGLAVELAPVRVNAISPGTVDGNLWNQRPQAVRDAAFAHFVEASTTGKLAREDEVAAAVVHLFLNGATTGSTIYPDGGYSLR, from the coding sequence ATGAAGAGTTTCCTTGCCGCCGACGCATTCGCGGATCGGACGGTCGTCCTCATCGGCGGCGGCACCGGAATCGGTCTCGCGGTCGCCAGATTGGTGGTGTCCGGCGGGGGTGCGGTGGTGCTGGGCGGGCGCCGTGCCGGTGTGCTCGAGAAGGCCGCCGCCGATCTGGGCCCGGCGGCGACATGGCAGGTCGTCGACACCGCCGACGAGCGCACCATAGACGCCCTGTTCGCCCGGTTCGACGCCGTCGATGCCCTCTTCACCACCGCGGCCACCTACGTCACCGGATCGATGCGCGAACTCTCACTGACCGACGCCGCGTCGCCGTTCGACTCGAAGTTCTGGGGTCAGTACCGCGTCGTCAAGGCCGCGCTGCCGGTGCTGACCGCCGATGCGTCCGTCGTCCTGATGGCCGGGGCGGCCAGTGTGCGGCCGGCCGGGGCGGCGCCCGCCTACGTCGCGGCCAACGCCGCCATCGAGGGACTGGCCCGCGGGCTGGCCGTTGAACTCGCGCCGGTACGGGTGAACGCGATCTCGCCCGGCACCGTGGACGGCAACTTGTGGAATCAGCGGCCGCAGGCCGTCCGGGACGCGGCGTTCGCCCATTTCGTCGAGGCCTCGACCACCGGGAAACTGGCGCGGGAGGACGAGGTCGCGGCCGCCGTCGTTCATCTGTTCCTCAACGGCGCGACGACGGGGTCCACGATCTATCCCGACGGCGGGTACAGCTTGCGTTGA
- a CDS encoding LLM class flavin-dependent oxidoreductase: MTRQIRFNAFDMNCVAHQSPGLWRHPEDQSWRYKDLEYWTELAKLLERGRFDGLFIADVLGTYDVYGASDEAAIRQAAQIPVGDPLLLVSAMALVTEHLGFGITTGTGFEHPYPFARRISTLDHLTKGRIGWNVVTGYLPAAARNMGQTDQPAHDARYDHADEYLEVLYKLWEGSWEDDAVVRDRERGVFTDPDKVHHIGHSGTHFSVPGVHLAEPSPQRTPVIYQAGSSPRGVRFAAENAEAIFTAAPTKAILAETVSTIRRELELAGRDPYSAKIFNLSTVITAATDDEAHAKHRELLSYGDPEGALVFMSGWMGVDLARYGLDEPIGNVDSNAILSAVKAFQSADPDGREWTVRDIAEWGEIGGMGPRIVGSGATVADTLQEWVAETDVDGFNLAYAITPGSFADVIEHVVPVLTERGAYQADYQPGSLRHKLLGNGDRLPQEHRGARYRVGGSSSTIIDRPSTLPSSSGSTAAQPARGR, from the coding sequence GTGACCCGACAAATTCGCTTCAACGCTTTCGACATGAACTGTGTCGCTCATCAGTCGCCCGGACTGTGGCGGCATCCAGAGGATCAGTCCTGGCGCTACAAGGACCTGGAGTACTGGACCGAACTGGCGAAGTTGTTGGAGCGCGGCAGGTTTGACGGCCTGTTCATCGCCGATGTGCTCGGTACCTACGACGTCTACGGAGCCAGCGACGAGGCCGCCATCCGGCAGGCCGCGCAGATCCCGGTGGGCGACCCGCTGCTGTTGGTATCGGCGATGGCGTTGGTCACCGAGCATCTGGGCTTCGGCATCACCACCGGCACCGGGTTCGAGCACCCGTATCCCTTCGCTCGCCGGATATCGACCCTCGATCACCTGACCAAGGGCCGCATCGGCTGGAATGTGGTCACCGGGTATCTGCCCGCGGCGGCACGCAACATGGGGCAGACCGACCAGCCGGCCCACGACGCCCGTTACGACCACGCCGACGAATATCTCGAGGTGCTCTACAAGCTGTGGGAGGGCTCCTGGGAGGACGACGCGGTGGTCCGCGACCGCGAGCGCGGGGTCTTCACCGACCCGGACAAGGTGCACCACATCGGGCACTCCGGAACGCATTTCAGCGTGCCGGGTGTGCACCTCGCCGAGCCGTCGCCGCAGCGGACCCCGGTGATCTACCAGGCCGGCTCATCCCCGCGCGGGGTCCGGTTCGCCGCCGAGAACGCCGAGGCCATCTTCACCGCGGCGCCGACCAAAGCCATTCTGGCCGAGACGGTTTCGACGATTCGCCGGGAGCTGGAACTGGCCGGCCGGGATCCGTACTCGGCCAAGATCTTCAATCTGTCGACGGTGATCACCGCGGCCACCGACGACGAAGCGCACGCCAAACACCGCGAGTTGCTCTCCTACGGCGACCCGGAAGGCGCGCTGGTGTTCATGTCCGGGTGGATGGGTGTGGACCTGGCCCGGTACGGGTTGGACGAGCCGATCGGCAACGTCGACTCGAATGCCATCCTGTCCGCCGTCAAGGCGTTCCAGTCGGCCGACCCCGATGGCCGGGAGTGGACGGTCCGCGACATCGCCGAGTGGGGCGAGATCGGCGGCATGGGTCCACGGATCGTCGGCTCGGGCGCCACGGTGGCCGACACCTTGCAGGAGTGGGTCGCCGAGACCGACGTCGACGGTTTCAACCTCGCCTACGCCATCACCCCCGGTTCCTTCGCCGACGTGATCGAGCACGTGGTTCCGGTGCTGACCGAACGGGGTGCCTACCAGGCGGACTATCAGCCGGGGTCGTTGCGGCACAAGCTGCTCGGCAACGGCGACCGGCTGCCGCAGGAGCACCGCGGCGCGCGATACCGGGTCGGTGGCTCGTCGTCGACGATCATCGATCGTCCGTCCACGCTGCCGTCGTCGTCGGGATCGACCGCGGCGCAACCGGCGCGCGGCCGCTGA
- a CDS encoding IS256 family transposase — translation MLTVVHDAEEANGGEAGRSLLDEIVRDGARQMLAAALQAEVAAYVAAFADQLDENGHRLVVRNGYHQPREVLTAAGAVQVKAPRVNDRRVDPDSGERQRFSSAILPAWARKSPQMSEVLPLLYLHGLSTSDFGPALEQFLGSGAGLSATTITRLTAQWQDEARTFAARDLSGSDYVYLWVDGIHLKVRLDQEKLCLLVMLGVRADGRKELVAITDGYRESCESWADLLRDCKRRGMTAPVLAVGDGALGFWKAVREVFPKTREQRCWFHKQANVLSALPKSAHPAALAAIKDIYNAEDIDKAQVAVKAFAVAFGAKYPKVVAKIVDDLDVLLEFYHYPAEHWIHLRTTNPIESTFATVRLRTKVTKGPGSRAAGLAMAYKLIDAAQARWRAVNAPHLVALVRAGAVFHKGKLLERPTDITPPTPPSDGDQHTETEVA, via the coding sequence ATGCTCACCGTAGTTCACGATGCCGAGGAGGCCAACGGCGGCGAGGCCGGCCGGTCGTTGTTGGACGAGATCGTCCGCGACGGAGCCCGGCAGATGTTGGCCGCTGCCCTGCAGGCCGAGGTCGCCGCGTACGTGGCCGCATTCGCTGATCAGCTCGACGAGAACGGTCACCGACTGGTGGTCCGCAACGGCTATCACCAGCCGCGTGAGGTGCTGACCGCGGCCGGTGCCGTGCAGGTGAAGGCGCCGCGGGTCAACGATCGCCGTGTCGACCCCGATTCTGGTGAGCGGCAGCGGTTTTCCTCGGCGATCCTGCCGGCCTGGGCACGCAAGTCCCCGCAGATGAGTGAGGTGCTGCCGCTGCTGTATCTGCACGGCCTATCGACCAGCGACTTCGGGCCCGCACTCGAGCAGTTCCTCGGCTCGGGTGCCGGGTTGTCGGCCACCACGATCACCCGTCTGACCGCGCAGTGGCAAGACGAAGCCCGTACGTTCGCTGCCCGGGACCTGTCCGGCAGCGACTACGTCTACCTGTGGGTCGACGGCATTCACCTCAAGGTCCGCCTGGACCAGGAGAAGCTGTGCCTGCTGGTGATGCTCGGCGTGCGCGCTGACGGCCGCAAAGAGCTCGTGGCGATCACCGACGGCTATCGGGAGTCATGCGAGTCGTGGGCGGATCTGCTGCGCGACTGCAAACGACGCGGCATGACCGCCCCAGTGCTGGCCGTCGGCGATGGCGCGCTCGGGTTCTGGAAGGCGGTGCGGGAGGTATTCCCGAAGACCCGAGAGCAGCGCTGCTGGTTCCACAAGCAGGCCAACGTCCTTTCCGCACTGCCGAAGTCAGCGCATCCGGCCGCGCTGGCGGCCATCAAGGACATCTACAACGCCGAAGACATCGACAAAGCTCAGGTCGCGGTCAAGGCCTTCGCGGTTGCCTTCGGCGCGAAGTACCCGAAAGTGGTCGCCAAGATCGTCGACGACCTCGATGTCCTGCTGGAGTTCTACCACTACCCCGCCGAGCACTGGATCCATCTGCGTACCACGAATCCGATCGAATCCACCTTCGCCACAGTGCGTTTGAGAACGAAGGTCACCAAGGGTCCGGGATCGCGGGCCGCTGGATTGGCCATGGCCTACAAGCTGATCGACGCCGCCCAAGCCCGTTGGCGGGCCGTCAACGCCCCACATCTGGTCGCCCTCGTCCGCGCCGGAGCGGTCTTCCACAAAGGCAAACTGCTCGAACGGCCCACCGACATCACCCCACCGACACCACCGTCAGACGGCGATCAACACACCGAAACGGAGGTCGCCTGA
- a CDS encoding transposase encodes MLAAWGITTEGKPVFVGLAPGTGESTDAWADFLTDLGDRGLGCPLLVVSDGAKGLIAAIEQIFPKALRQRCLIHRLRNVLAKIPAGMQAEVRDGYWAIFDTADLTVEPGPGLVEIIDKRIEAFAAKYFDLYPAAMRILLTDKAGLTAYLRFPVEHHGRVRHSNFIERSFGETKRRTKVIGRFPGETSAVSLVWAVLDRASAGWRGLSMTPVGTRLLHDLRRSLLDPPRELRLTPSTTSNGTNPADPISATA; translated from the coding sequence GTGCTGGCCGCCTGGGGCATCACCACCGAGGGCAAGCCGGTGTTCGTCGGGTTGGCGCCCGGGACCGGCGAGTCGACCGACGCATGGGCCGACTTCCTGACTGATCTGGGCGATCGCGGCCTGGGTTGTCCACTGTTGGTTGTCTCTGACGGCGCCAAGGGCCTGATCGCAGCCATCGAACAAATTTTCCCAAAAGCGTTGCGGCAGAGATGTCTTATTCATCGACTCCGCAACGTGCTCGCGAAGATTCCCGCCGGGATGCAAGCCGAGGTCCGCGACGGCTACTGGGCCATCTTCGATACCGCCGATCTGACGGTTGAACCGGGGCCTGGGCTCGTTGAGATCATCGACAAGCGGATCGAGGCGTTCGCCGCCAAATACTTCGACCTCTATCCGGCGGCGATGCGCATTCTGCTCACCGACAAAGCTGGGTTGACTGCCTATCTGCGGTTCCCGGTCGAACACCATGGGCGCGTTCGACATTCGAATTTTATTGAGCGCTCCTTTGGGGAGACCAAGCGTCGGACCAAGGTCATCGGCCGATTCCCCGGCGAGACCAGCGCCGTTAGCCTGGTATGGGCGGTGCTCGACCGGGCCTCGGCCGGTTGGCGCGGGCTGTCCATGACACCGGTCGGTACCCGATTGCTGCACGACCTACGTCGATCGCTGCTGGACCCACCCCGTGAACTGCGGCTGACACCGTCCACCACGAGTAACGGCACCAACCCCGCAGATCCCATCTCGGCCACCGCGTAA
- a CDS encoding transposase yields MPVRVSAVDRIRTRIDALFAEDRELSEILEEVARLGAQLLMQAALEAEVTEFLGRERYQRAAACPDANGGSRNGYRQVTVKTTTGPVTLERPKLRGTTAAFASRLFGKHVTRTNALETLVIASFVRGLSVRDVQATLAETLGDQAAISKSTVSEVCKAIRAEYQAWARRRLDEITLDYLFLDASFFRMHPGSPGRAGAGRLGHHHRGQAGVRRVGARDRRVDRRMGRLPD; encoded by the coding sequence GTGCCTGTTCGAGTATCAGCCGTCGATCGCATCCGCACCAGAATCGATGCCCTATTTGCCGAGGATCGGGAGCTTTCGGAGATCCTTGAAGAGGTTGCCCGGCTGGGCGCTCAACTGTTGATGCAGGCGGCCCTGGAGGCTGAGGTCACCGAGTTCCTCGGTCGCGAACGCTACCAACGCGCTGCTGCCTGTCCCGACGCTAACGGCGGCTCGCGCAACGGGTATCGACAGGTGACGGTGAAAACCACCACTGGGCCGGTTACGTTGGAGCGGCCGAAGCTGCGTGGCACCACCGCAGCGTTTGCGTCGCGGTTGTTCGGCAAGCACGTGACGAGAACCAACGCCTTGGAGACGCTGGTGATTGCCTCGTTCGTACGCGGGTTATCGGTGCGCGACGTGCAGGCCACCCTCGCCGAAACACTTGGCGACCAGGCCGCGATCTCCAAATCCACGGTCTCGGAAGTGTGCAAGGCGATCCGAGCCGAATACCAGGCGTGGGCGCGTCGTCGACTTGACGAGATCACGCTGGATTACCTGTTCTTGGATGCCAGCTTCTTTCGGATGCATCCGGGGTCGCCGGGCCGAGCCGGTGCTGGCCGCCTGGGGCATCACCACCGAGGGCAAGCCGGTGTTCGTCGGGTTGGCGCCCGGGACCGGCGAGTCGACCGACGCATGGGCCGACTTCCTGACTGA
- a CDS encoding restriction endonuclease gives MASGKLIADISEVSFRMPVSEDTGARDLSLPPTNELTWEQFEDFTEAVLSAHRFANKSGRRIARVSRWGRRGDKQDGIDFEGEWSDGTTSSWQCKAYEKLQPADVRNAVQTCSFHADTHHLVYSGFASPAVRQEIQKHADWTLIDRRDLNQLLADVPLHRRREILDSTWDRATRKRLLRVPGADAFESVDALGDTRICLPVLNDAGAMVNRTAELQALHTAVRGDTRIILISAPGGMGKTRLAVEVLRDLQNENPTVPVLSLIPAHPLSADSLDELPHSSVVLFVDDGHERPEAVHRLLEYMLRNEHTKLVVAARKNGVTPLLDTFMKAGFPISGVATIELSPLSHRHAYELIDSLADGLDIQLAYGTKVNIARLAEEAPYLGVLAIDAIRNGTLTGSLTLSTDLRSAVRSSYRQSITATVNEFDPALVERFLATCAATGGVIDLNNAEARAAVNGFCGLSDDESNRLLSALIRADVMTKTESILRLVPDLLADMMLETESVTESLGQRTNFVPEVWRSLYPFFGAQLLRRLTDLDWRLRRQDLPGVVDGIWQTLRDEIDSTDVIGLHEAVQRLAALSYTQPHGLMPLLAEVRNRLADLANLDEVPPPKRGPLTATHFEREERRTWRLHELSAADVKIEMAPLLAQCARTAPELLEQALDGLWALHRELAPMPAMHPDAATKALETLAELGRLPDETVPQRIIDRVRIWLSTYAPTPKAYPLFALKPLLTKQGEIAGQTAPRVVSFNTYLINADWARPTRDAIREVLLESATTEHVGLGAC, from the coding sequence GTGGCGTCAGGCAAACTGATCGCGGACATCAGTGAGGTGAGTTTTCGCATGCCAGTTTCAGAAGACACCGGCGCAAGAGACTTGTCTTTGCCGCCGACCAACGAGCTGACGTGGGAGCAATTCGAGGACTTCACCGAGGCCGTGCTGAGCGCACACCGGTTCGCGAACAAGTCAGGGCGACGCATAGCACGCGTCTCGCGATGGGGGCGCCGCGGCGACAAGCAAGACGGAATCGACTTTGAGGGCGAATGGAGTGACGGGACCACCTCCTCCTGGCAGTGCAAGGCATACGAAAAGCTCCAACCGGCGGACGTTCGAAACGCAGTTCAGACATGTAGCTTTCACGCCGATACCCATCACCTCGTGTACTCCGGATTCGCCTCGCCAGCTGTGAGGCAGGAGATCCAGAAGCACGCCGACTGGACATTGATCGACCGACGCGACCTCAATCAGCTACTTGCAGACGTGCCTCTTCACCGTCGACGCGAGATCCTCGACTCAACATGGGACCGCGCCACACGTAAACGGCTCCTCCGCGTGCCGGGAGCCGATGCCTTTGAATCGGTGGACGCGCTCGGTGACACACGTATCTGTCTTCCTGTACTGAATGACGCCGGCGCCATGGTCAATCGGACGGCCGAATTGCAGGCTCTTCATACAGCGGTACGGGGAGACACACGGATCATCCTGATATCGGCACCCGGCGGGATGGGCAAGACTCGGCTCGCCGTCGAGGTGCTTCGTGACCTGCAGAACGAGAATCCAACCGTTCCCGTCCTGAGCCTCATCCCGGCGCACCCGCTAAGTGCCGATAGTCTCGACGAGCTGCCCCACTCCTCTGTGGTCCTTTTTGTGGATGATGGACATGAGCGACCCGAAGCCGTGCATCGGTTGCTTGAATACATGCTGAGGAATGAGCACACCAAACTCGTTGTCGCAGCGCGAAAGAACGGCGTCACCCCCCTTCTCGATACGTTCATGAAGGCCGGCTTCCCGATCAGCGGTGTCGCCACGATCGAGCTGTCACCACTCAGTCATCGCCACGCGTACGAATTGATCGATTCCCTCGCGGACGGGCTCGACATCCAGCTCGCGTACGGAACGAAAGTAAATATCGCACGTCTGGCAGAAGAAGCGCCCTACCTAGGGGTGCTGGCAATCGACGCAATCCGAAACGGCACTCTAACCGGCAGCCTCACACTTAGTACCGACCTTCGTTCGGCTGTGCGGTCGAGTTATCGCCAGTCCATCACCGCCACGGTCAACGAATTCGACCCGGCGCTTGTCGAACGCTTCCTCGCAACGTGTGCCGCTACCGGTGGCGTGATAGACCTGAATAACGCCGAAGCGCGCGCTGCCGTCAACGGGTTCTGCGGGTTATCTGACGACGAGTCGAATCGACTCTTGAGTGCGCTGATCCGAGCTGACGTCATGACGAAGACCGAATCGATTTTGAGGCTGGTCCCCGACCTACTCGCAGACATGATGCTGGAGACCGAGAGCGTCACTGAATCACTAGGTCAGAGAACCAATTTCGTCCCCGAGGTATGGCGATCCCTATACCCATTCTTCGGCGCACAACTACTCAGACGCCTTACTGATCTGGACTGGCGACTCCGCCGGCAAGACCTTCCAGGGGTTGTCGACGGCATCTGGCAGACACTTCGAGACGAAATTGATTCCACCGACGTGATCGGCCTACACGAAGCAGTGCAACGCCTTGCCGCCCTGAGCTACACCCAGCCACACGGGCTCATGCCCCTACTAGCGGAGGTTCGCAACCGCCTCGCCGACCTCGCCAATTTGGATGAAGTGCCGCCTCCTAAAAGGGGCCCGCTGACCGCGACCCATTTCGAGCGGGAGGAGAGAAGGACATGGCGCTTGCACGAACTGAGCGCCGCGGATGTGAAGATCGAGATGGCACCCCTGCTCGCTCAGTGCGCACGTACAGCACCCGAACTACTCGAGCAGGCGCTCGATGGGCTATGGGCACTTCACCGCGAACTCGCACCTATGCCGGCCATGCACCCCGACGCCGCAACAAAAGCCCTAGAAACCCTAGCCGAACTCGGCAGGCTCCCCGACGAGACTGTGCCACAACGAATCATAGACCGCGTCAGAATTTGGCTCTCGACCTACGCACCGACTCCGAAGGCATATCCACTGTTCGCATTGAAGCCGCTCCTCACCAAACAAGGCGAGATCGCCGGCCAAACGGCGCCACGCGTTGTCAGCTTCAATACCTATCTGATCAATGCCGATTGGGCGCGCCCGACGCGAGACGCAATCCGCGAGGTCCTCCTGGAAAGCGCGACAACTGAACACGTCGGACTAGGAGCCTGCTGA
- a CDS encoding DEAD/DEAH box helicase yields the protein MTITGGRERFPGELDELRADNARLRHLLELTEEQARAARSDQATLTGAPTPPVCMESSPADKVRFYFDLFRCRTDVYAQRWENRKDGRSGWMPAIEGYWRKGMNRADAPYLTLTPEVVSSHLRGDVHIGLYPLGDDDTCWWVAADFDKEAAMLDALAYTKAARSHNIPAALEVSQSGRGAHVWIFFAHATSASVARGIATSLLAEAFRLRGSMRLSSYDRLFPSQDVHTGRGVGNLIAAPLNGKRRQHGTTVFLDPATLEPYEDQWAYLSSIARLSAKETASLARQLPSPQIGHNVRRLQLPTSSKIVPRPAAIVRAAFDSRITLTSTDLGPAMISAVKHAASIRNPEFDVRQRARRSTWDTPRYLYSYDETADGNLTLPRGLHQLLSDLVSSAESTLKIEDHRVIGEHHEFTCATTLRETQSDALKKLLNHDTGVLIAPPGTGKTVIACATIEARATSTLVLVDRKALADQWRDRIHQHLDFKCGQIGGGRSKTTGVLDIALLPTLARRNNISELAAGYGFIIVDECHHVAASAFFKVLGQIPARFWLGLTATPERRDGLEDLIYHQLGSHHVQIERPTAGQLPTDSAELSTPHPVLHLHPTQFRYLGDADPREPGGMADIYRTLVADEQRLDQVVGDVLTAADKGANILVLTTWVDHLNAIAERLTAAGRSVTVLSGGMKAAERRGITEMLATRTPNTEPLLIVGTSSFIGEGFDCPALDTLFLAAPITFKNRLVQYVGRVTRPYPGKTTATVHDYHHELTPVIASSLKKRAPGYITMGFPNPRTRS from the coding sequence ATGACGATCACTGGCGGCCGTGAGCGATTTCCCGGCGAGTTGGATGAACTGCGAGCTGACAACGCGCGCCTACGGCACTTACTTGAATTGACCGAGGAACAGGCCCGCGCCGCACGCAGCGACCAGGCCACCCTAACTGGTGCCCCGACGCCACCTGTCTGCATGGAGTCCAGCCCCGCTGACAAGGTCAGGTTCTATTTCGACCTATTCCGTTGCCGCACCGATGTTTACGCCCAGCGATGGGAAAACCGCAAAGACGGCCGATCAGGCTGGATGCCGGCGATCGAAGGCTATTGGCGCAAAGGCATGAACCGTGCCGATGCCCCGTACCTGACATTGACCCCTGAGGTCGTGAGCTCACATCTCCGCGGTGATGTCCACATCGGTTTATATCCGCTGGGCGATGACGACACATGCTGGTGGGTAGCAGCAGACTTCGACAAAGAAGCGGCGATGCTCGACGCCCTCGCGTACACGAAAGCCGCTCGCTCCCATAATATTCCGGCAGCGCTGGAAGTATCCCAGTCCGGCCGCGGCGCCCACGTGTGGATCTTTTTCGCGCACGCGACATCAGCCTCCGTCGCGCGCGGGATCGCCACCAGCCTGCTCGCCGAAGCCTTCCGGCTGCGCGGCAGCATGCGCCTGAGCAGCTACGACCGCTTGTTTCCTTCCCAGGACGTGCACACCGGCCGCGGAGTCGGCAACCTGATCGCGGCACCACTCAACGGCAAACGCCGCCAGCACGGCACCACCGTCTTCCTTGATCCGGCAACCCTTGAACCGTACGAGGACCAGTGGGCATATCTGTCGAGCATCGCGCGACTGTCCGCCAAAGAGACTGCTTCCCTTGCCCGCCAGCTGCCCAGCCCCCAGATCGGGCACAACGTTCGGCGGCTGCAACTGCCCACCTCATCGAAAATCGTCCCCCGCCCCGCGGCGATCGTGCGAGCCGCGTTCGATTCACGAATCACCCTGACGTCCACCGACCTCGGCCCAGCCATGATTTCGGCTGTCAAACACGCCGCCTCCATCCGCAACCCCGAATTCGACGTACGGCAGCGAGCACGGCGAAGCACGTGGGATACCCCGCGCTATCTATATAGCTACGACGAAACCGCCGACGGCAACCTAACCCTGCCACGCGGCCTGCACCAACTGCTCAGCGACCTCGTCAGCTCAGCCGAGAGCACCCTCAAGATCGAGGACCACCGCGTCATCGGTGAGCACCACGAATTCACCTGCGCCACAACACTGCGCGAGACCCAGTCAGATGCTCTGAAGAAGCTCCTCAACCACGACACAGGCGTACTGATCGCACCCCCAGGAACCGGAAAGACGGTCATCGCCTGCGCGACAATCGAAGCACGTGCCACCTCAACGCTCGTTCTTGTCGACCGCAAAGCACTCGCTGACCAATGGCGAGACCGAATCCACCAACACCTCGACTTCAAATGCGGCCAGATCGGCGGCGGACGATCCAAGACCACCGGAGTTCTCGACATCGCACTACTGCCAACCCTGGCGCGTCGCAACAACATCTCCGAATTAGCGGCCGGATACGGCTTCATCATCGTCGACGAATGCCACCACGTCGCAGCAAGCGCCTTCTTCAAAGTCCTCGGCCAGATTCCCGCCCGATTCTGGCTGGGCCTGACCGCGACTCCGGAACGGCGAGATGGACTCGAAGACCTGATCTACCACCAACTCGGTTCACACCACGTACAGATTGAAAGACCCACCGCAGGCCAACTGCCCACCGACAGCGCCGAACTGTCAACACCGCACCCGGTACTGCACCTCCATCCGACACAATTCCGCTACCTCGGCGACGCTGACCCACGAGAACCAGGCGGGATGGCCGACATCTACCGGACGCTGGTCGCCGATGAGCAACGGCTCGACCAAGTCGTCGGCGACGTCCTGACCGCTGCCGATAAAGGCGCCAACATCCTCGTCCTCACCACATGGGTCGACCACCTCAACGCCATCGCTGAACGGCTCACCGCTGCAGGACGATCAGTCACCGTATTGAGCGGAGGCATGAAAGCCGCCGAACGGCGCGGCATCACCGAAATGCTTGCCACAAGGACACCGAATACGGAACCGCTCCTGATCGTCGGCACCAGTTCGTTCATAGGCGAAGGCTTCGACTGCCCAGCCCTCGACACGCTATTTCTGGCAGCACCGATCACGTTCAAGAATCGTCTCGTCCAGTACGTCGGCCGCGTGACACGGCCGTACCCCGGCAAGACCACCGCGACCGTGCACGATTACCACCACGAGCTCACCCCGGTCATCGCCTCATCACTGAAGAAACGAGCGCCCGGCTATATCACGATGGGATTCCCAAACCCGCGGACCCGCAGCTGA
- a CDS encoding nucleotidyl transferase AbiEii/AbiGii toxin family protein — translation MSRGDEVFRHIQGTARSAAAQSGAGAPTQEYLIRHVLESFLDRLTRTPHAKDFVLKGGILLAAYGVRRPTKDADANAISADVDAEHLIQVVRDIAAVTIDDGLQFDLATIAVQEIREQSEYPGLRVRIAATVGPWKGVAAWDVSTGDPIVPPPRHVTIDRILGEPITLLGYAPETTIAEKGVTILERGITSTRWRDYVDIVQLARAGIDSHELLRSARAVAVHRGVNLGPVAPRLAGYGAAAQAKWAAWRRKEHLESACEQNLDDQIALVAAHLDPVFRHGPE, via the coding sequence GTGAGCCGCGGCGACGAGGTGTTCCGCCACATCCAGGGCACCGCACGGTCCGCCGCAGCACAGAGCGGAGCCGGTGCACCGACACAGGAATACCTGATACGGCACGTACTCGAATCGTTTCTGGACCGCCTCACCCGAACACCTCACGCCAAGGACTTTGTACTCAAAGGCGGAATCTTGTTGGCCGCCTATGGAGTTCGGCGTCCCACCAAAGACGCCGACGCCAATGCGATCAGTGCCGATGTCGATGCCGAGCACCTCATACAGGTGGTTCGTGACATCGCCGCAGTCACCATAGATGACGGACTGCAGTTCGATCTCGCCACGATCGCCGTCCAGGAGATCCGTGAACAGTCAGAGTATCCCGGTCTGCGCGTACGAATCGCCGCAACCGTTGGGCCGTGGAAAGGGGTAGCGGCGTGGGACGTGTCCACTGGTGATCCGATCGTCCCGCCACCACGGCACGTGACCATCGATCGGATCCTCGGCGAACCGATCACCCTCCTGGGATATGCACCGGAAACGACGATCGCCGAAAAGGGCGTGACCATCCTCGAACGCGGAATCACCAGTACCCGCTGGCGTGATTACGTCGACATCGTGCAACTCGCTCGCGCCGGCATCGATTCGCACGAACTGCTCCGCTCAGCGCGGGCGGTCGCCGTCCATCGCGGAGTAAATCTGGGACCCGTCGCACCGCGACTAGCCGGTTACGGCGCTGCCGCACAAGCGAAATGGGCGGCATGGCGCCGCAAGGAACACCTCGAATCAGCTTGCGAACAAAACCTCGACGACCAAATCGCTCTCGTTGCCGCCCACCTCGATCCAGTCTTTCGCCACGGACCCGAGTGA